AGCCGTGGCTGTAACGCGGGCCATGACGCCGGTGCGGCCCAGCGCCGCCAGAAGGCGCATGGACACGGCGGCGGCCAGATTGGTGGGTACCTGGAACAGATACGCCGTCTGGACCTTCGCCACGAGGGCGGCGTCCGCTGCGCTGAATTCCCCCCGCAGGAACAACAGGCGGACGACATCTTCGGAGAAAAGTACGGTGGCGATGGTGAGCGGGATGCCGGCGGCCAGCGCCAGCAGCGTGAAGCGGTTCAGCACCCGCCTCGCTCCGGTCCAGTCCCCTGCGGCGGCCTGCTCGCTGAAGAACGGCAAAACGGCCGTCGCCAGCGCTACGGAACCGAGTCCGCGGAACAGGTTGGGCACCCTGTCCCCGTAGCTGAGCGCCGCCACGGCTCCCTCGCCCAGCACAGCGGCCATGGAACGATCCACCAGCACGGAGAGCGATATGAATACCGACGCCAGCGCCAGCCTGCCCGCGTGGGAGAGCAGCCTGCGTTCCCGCTCTCCGGAAAAACGTCCCGGCAGCAAGAACAGTCTTCGCTTCCTGAGCAGCACAGCCAGCGCCGCCGTCTCCAGTGCGAGTCCTGCGACAACAGCCAGGGCGAGCAGCGTGACGGTGGCGTGTTCCCCGGACATAAGCAGCGCCGTGAAGGCTGCGATGTGGCTCAGGGCCGGCAGCAGACCCGAGAGAAAAAAGCGCCGTTCGCTCTGCAACACGCCGTGGGCCAGGCCGTTCACGGGCGAGATGACCAGGAGGGCGCCAAGAATGAGCGCGAGCTGCCTTGTTTCGCCTGAGCCCGTCTGCGCCAGGGCCGGAGACAGAAGCGGCAGCAACTCGGGCAGGACCGCCACGGCAGCGACCCAGAACGCGCCGCCGGCGGCCAGCGCCATGGCTACGGCGGCGGAGAGCAGCAACTGCCGCTCGCCCCTGGACGCATCCACCTTGCTCCAGGCCGGAACGAACGAGACCTGAAACGCGCCGGACAGCAGGCCGGAGCCGAGCACGACCACTGCCAGCACGAGCAGGTACAGGTCCAGTCCCGCGGAAAGGCCGAAAGAGGCCGCGACCTGAATCTCTTTGAGGAAGCCCGCGCCGAACACCAGGCCCGTGCCCAGCGCAACGCGGACCGCCCCGGCGAATATTGACGCATGCACCTTGCCGGACGTTCCCGGCCGGCCGGAATCGCCGGAATTTTCGCCCCTCGGAGCGTGATCGTCGCTGGCCATGGTCGGGGTGTATCAGATTCTCCGGCGGTTCGGCACCATCCGTATACAGCCCGCTGCGGAACTTGTCGCCCGGTTTGTGAAAAATGTCCCGCTTGACCCGGGTGCAAATACCCTTACTTTATTATATTGCCCAAACATGAACGACCGGCGGCTCCAGCGCCGGCAATGTATCCAACCGCGAGGTGTCATGATGTCCAATGTCGAAGCCATGGACTTCGGCTTTCTGCGCAAGGAGCCCCTGCCCCCCAAAGGTCGCAAGGTGGCCGTCATCGGAGCCGGCCCTTCAGGCCTGGCCGCCGCCGGCTATCTGGGCAGCCAGGGGTATCAGGTGGATGTGTACGACAAGCTTCCCCAGGCCGGCGGGTTGATGACCTTCGGCATACCCAGCCACCGCATTCCCGCGGACCGCATCCAGGCCGGCGTGCGTCAGCTCTCTCACCGCTACGGCGTGAACTTCCACCTGAAGACGAAAATCTGCTGCTCGGCTCCGCTGCACGAGGAGGAAGGCGACCACTTTTCCTGCGACATCCGCGGCCTGGGCGAACTCGTGGAAGACTTCGACGCCGTGATCATCTGCACGGGCTCATGGCGTTCGCGCAAGCTGTGCATCGAGGGCGAGGACCTGCCCGGGGTGTTCTCCAGCCTGGAGTTTCTCTTTCCCATCCGCGCGGCGCGGTACGATACGTCCTCGGTCAAGGTCCCGCAGGTCAAAGGCCACGATATCGTGGTCATCGGCGCGGGGCACTCCGCCGTGGACGTGGCGTCCAGCGCAATCCACCTGGAAGCGGCTTCCGTAACCATGCTCTACCGCCGCACAGCCAGGGAGGCGCCCTGCGGCTCCTTTGAGATCGAGCGCCTCGTGCATAGCGGCATGACATTCCTGGCGCACATGACGCCGCAGCGGTTCACCGGCCAGGACACGCTGGACGGCGTGGAATGCGTGCGCAGGACACCGGAAGGCGTTCAGGAAACGGTACACGTCCCGTGCCGGATCGCCGTGACCGCCATTGGCGAGATTCCCACGCCGCCCTTTGCCAAGGAGCTCGGCCTGGAAAAGGTGCGCAAGGGCGAGGTCAAATGGTTGAACATGACCGCCATCGAGAATGTTTTCGTGGCCGGCGACGTGCTCACCGGCCCTTCCAAGATCGGCAAGGCCATCTACAGCGGACTCATGGCCGCGCGGAGCCTCTCCAACTGGCTGGACCTCAAGGTGCTGCACCGCGAGGACGAGTTCACCGCGGACGGCGGCCCCATGATGCCGAGATGACGTGAGGAGTTACTTCAGAATGTCCGAACCCAAGAACGACGTCTGCGTGGACGAATCCATGACGGACGAGAACGACAGCAGCAAGCCCCGGGGCAAGACCCTCTTCATCGACTACTCCAAGTGCATCGGCTGCGAGACGTGCGAGGCGGTCTGCGGTTTCATCAACGATGCTCCGCGCATCAACATGACCCGCACCCCGGACGGCGTGATGGTGCCGCTCTACTGCCGCCACTGCGAGAAGCCTCACTGCCAGCGCGTGTGCACCAAAGGCGCGGTGGTGCGCGATCGCGACGACGCCGTGGTGCTGTTGACCATGCACTGCCGCGGCTGCGAAACCCGTCAGTGCGTGCAGGCCTGTCCGTACAGCGCCGTGTTCCTTTCGGACAAGGGCGTCAACGTGCGAAAGTGCGACCTGTGCGCTTCCCGCCGTGATATCGGCATGGAGCCCGCGTGCGTAGCCATGTGCCCCACCGGCGCAATCCGCTATGTCGACCGCAGCGAAGTCGATATGTTGGAAACCGAGGAATCCAAGGAGGCCCTGGAAAAAGTCCTGAAGCACCTGCGCCCGTCATCCCACAAGTGCTGACCGCGGCCGGACGAACAGGGGGCGGGACGTTTACCAGTAGCCTCGCTTTGCGGCCGGTTCGTCCAGCATCTCGATGAAACTCTCCGCGTCCTTGACTGCGACATCCGAAGGCAGGTGCACGTAGCCGATGCGGAACTTGCCCGTGTTGCGGTCTGCTTTGTGGGTCACGACAAGCCGGCCGAGCCGCCACTGCGCATAGCTGACCCCGAAACGGGACCAGCGTTCGCCCTGGCCGTACTCCAGCCGTAGCGAGGTGAGCATGGATTCGGCTGTTTCTGCCGTCTGGGGCTGGGTGTAGACGCCGCACAAGGCGCCCTGGTAGAATGCGTACACGGTCGGCACGGGTTGCAGTCCGGCTGGACGGTACTCCTTGTCCTTGCGACGGAAAAAGCGCACCGTGTCGCTCTCCGGCTGACGCGCCGCCGGGGCCATGGAGCCTTCCAGAACTTTCAGCGGAGTGCCCCAGGCGATGCCGTCGAAGGCGACCGGACCGACACCCGTGGCCGCGCGAGCGTCCTGGACAAACCAGGCAGCGCCAAGCAGGAGGCAGGCGATGCACGCGAGGCGACGCATCGAAAAACGTTGAATCATCGATTGTGCAGGGTTCATGGCTTTGTGTCTGTACTCGAAGCGGACCGTTGCCGCAAGATCGCGCCCACCCACGAAACAATCCGTATTCCCATGGCGAAAATAATCCCCATAACCAGCCCCCGCTCCACCAGAGACAAACTCGTGGAGGCCACAGCCATTGTGCTGGCCCGCGAAGGCTACCTCAGGATATCCTTGCAGCAGGTGGCCGAGAAAGCCGGCGTGAGCTACGGCATGGCTCTGCGCAAGTACGGCGGGTTGCGCGCGCTGGTCCGCGCCCTCGGCGAGAGTCCGGGATTCTGGCCGCCGGCGTCCGAGTTGCTCGGCGACGACGCCACGTCCCTGAGCGCCATGGAATCCCACGCGCAGATGGCCGCCTACTTCAAGCGCTGCCTGCGGGCGCTGCTGGACAGGCCCCGCACCCTGGACATCCTGGCCTGGGAAGCCGTGGAGCGCAATGAACTGACCAGGCTCATGGAGGATTCCCGCGTGCACTCTGCGCTGGAGTTTTTCGAGCACCTCACCGGCGAGGTCCCGGAGGAAGACGATCTTTCAACGGTAGTCCTCATCCTGGCCGTGGCCGTGCAGCAACTTGCGGTCCGCTCGCGCAACACCAGAAGCATGGGCGGTGTGGACCTGACCTCGGACATAGGCTGGGCGCGAGTGGAGCGCGCCATCGACAAGCTCGTGCACGGCTACTTCGCACTCAGCGCGCCGGACGATTCCGCCGGAGGCTGCCCCTGAGCACTCCCGATTTCCGGACCATTCTCCTCCAGCCAGCGTGCAAGTTAACGATAGCTCCCGCTCCTGCATGACAGGTGTGTCGGCGGTGGCCATGAATCGTCCATTCCTTCCGGAGACCCCATGCTGCTCTACGATCCAGACATTGCAATCCGCTTTCCCGACTATGGCTTTCAGATCCCGGATCCTGGCGACCGCGCCTCCCGCGTGGTTCGAGAACTGCTGGAATCCGGCGTCGTCGCTGGAACTGGCGGTGGCGGCCTGTCGCAATCCACGCTCCTGGAGCCGGTGACTCGCGATGACCTCGCACGGGTCCACACCGCCGACTATCTGGACAGCATCCTTTCTTCCGATCCCGCTGCGGCGCTGCATGCTGTGTACGAGCTTTTCGACGCCCATGGTCGACCCAACCGGTACTACCCGGACGCTGCAATCCTGCCACTGCCCGATCTGGTGGATCGCGCACGACGGCACGTGGCCGGCACCATGCTCGCTCTGTCCCATGTCCTTGAACATGCCCGCAACGACAGCTTCTGCTACTTCCTCGGCGGCGGCATGCACCACGCCACGGCTCACGCAGGCAGGGGGTTCTGCCCGTTCAACGACATCGTGGTCGCGCTGCGCGCAGTCCGCGCCCAGGGCAACGCCAAACGATTCTGGATCATCGACACGGACGCCCACCGCGGGGACGGAACCGCCGCGCTCTGCCTGGAGGACCCGGACGCAGCCACCCTTTCCATCCACATGGCGCACGGCTGGCCGCTGGACGGCCCGTTTTTCGAGGAGGACGGCCGGCTGCACCCTGCGCGGATTCCGTCCGACCTGGACATTCCCATCCCGGAAGGCGGCGAGCCCCACTACCTGCCGGCCCTGGCGCGCGGCCTGGACATGCTGGACGCCATGACCCGCGCCGCATGGAACGGCGCTGGTCCGGACGCAGCCATCGTAGTGGCCGGCGGCGATCCGTACGAGCATGACGAGCTGCCGAGCGCCTCTCCCTTGCGGCTCACCCTGGAGCAGCTGCGCAAACGCGACGTGCTCGTGCACAGCTATCTGGCGCAACGCTCCATCCCCCAGGCCTGGATCATGGCCGGAGGTTATGGCGCACGCGCCCACGAGCCCGTTACGCAGTTTCTGCGCTACGCGGCATCGCACGGACTGACCTGAGGCTGCACCCCCGCGGCCCAAAACACAGATAGACGAAACCCCTGAAAAAGATGCTCTAGCCTTCTTCGTCGAGCAGACTGCCGGATTCGCGGAGGATGAGATTGATGAGCAGGTTTTCCACAGAGAGGGAGGTCGTGTTCTGCCGCCTGGCTTCCACGGCCTGGTCCAGGAGCACTGCCTGGGATTCGAGAGAGTCGGCCTGGGATTCCAGCATGGTCTGACGGTTCTTGTAGAGATCGTCGATGGTCGAGATCGCTCCGCTGAACCTGTCCACCAGGAGAGTCTGGCCGGCGAGGTCCGTTTCCAGCTCGCTGCCCTGCAGGTCGTTCCAGTTGTTCCCATCCACGGGATCATCCACGGAATGGAACGAGATGTTGAACCCGCCGTTCTTGTAGGCCTGGATGTAGACCTGGCCGCTTGAGTTGATCTGCTCCGTGCCCCACTTGCTGGAATCGAGCATGTAGATGCCGTTGTAGTCCGTGCTCTCGTAGATGCCGATGATCTGGTCGCGCAGGGCGTTGTAATCGGCCTGTACCTGGGCGTCGGATGCGTCCAGCTTGCCGGTGTTGATCTTGTCGATGATGTCTTCCATGCCGGCAAGGGCTTCGAGTATCTGGCTGGTGCCGCTCCGGGCCGTGCCCACCAGCGCGGCGGCTTCGGTCACGTTGTCCGCGTTCCGGCGAACGGCAGCGGCGTCGCCACGCAGAGTGCCGGTGATGGCTTCGTCGAAAGGATTGGTGAGGGGCTGGACCGGTTGCCTGGCGAGCACCATGTCGCGCAGAGAGCGGCCTACCTGCGAACCCGCGAAGTAGGCGTTGTTCAGCAGATCCTGCGTGAGCAGACGGCTGGAAACGTCATAGATGAAGTTTTTTTCGAAATCGCTGAGCGCCATGGCGATACCCTGCCGCCTTTGATCGACCGTGAAGCCTCGGGCGGACAAATCCAGATATCGTCTTATCGGACGGCGTGCAGCGGACCTTTAGGGGGGTTTGTGCGCTTCACTACTTTATTACTGGGAGCAAGAAATTTTAAACTTCTTGCTCCCGCGGCGTTCGCCGCGTGGCCCCGCCTGTAGCGTGGCCGTCCTTATAACTGGGGCGCGAAAATGTAAAGATTTTCTGCTCCCAGTAATATCACCTTGCTCGGCACGTTCGCATTTCTAAAATGGGGGACCATTGAGGCGGTTTTCGTCGAGAAACCTTTATCAGAGGAGCACCCCCATGTTTAACAAAATTTTCCGCATCGTCCTGGCTCTCGTGGTCGCCATGACACTCGCATTCGCTTCCACGGCCCTTGCAGCAGAAACGACCTTCGAAAAACGGTTCGAGGAGATGGACACCAACGACGATTCCTATGTGGATCGTGAGGAGTTCATCGCCAACTACGAAGGCGTCGACGCGGAGAAAACTTTTGAGAAGATCGACAAGGACAAAAGCAACACCTTGTCCAAGGAGGAATGGGTCGAGTACAAGTCCAAGAAAAAGGACAAGGACCGCAAGGACAAATCCGAGTAGCATTCCATGAACACCTCTGGCGCAAGGCGCCGGCCTCCCAGGCGAAACGGAGGCCGGCGCCTTTCCATTTTGACAGCGAAATCTCCTCGAAGGAGCGTCGTGTCCTGTTGCCAGTCATCATGATCATGAAACGCCTGGACGTTGCTTATCGAACCCCTGTGAACTCCGTGCTCCAGCCGCATTCGCGGTGTGGACATGTCCGATGCGCGTGGCTCTCCCCTTGGCTGCGGAGCGAGAACGAGAAAGTTCACCTGCCCCCGGAGTAACTGAGTCGGAGAGGCTCACGGCATGGCTTGCCAAATCACAATCCATGGCTATGATGGGCCGACACCCTTACACACCACACACGACTTCAGGAGAAACCCTATGCGCACGCAAATCTTCCGCATCGCACTCGCGTTCATGGCCGCCGCGACTTTCGCCCTCGCTCCCGCGGCCCACGCCGGCAGCGGCAAGTACTTCGCCGAGTTCGAGGACATGGACGCGAACGGTGACGGCATCGTGGAGATGGACGAATTCACCGAGCACTTCAAGGATAACGCCGACCCGGCCGGGGCGTTCTCGATCATCGATCGCGACTCCGACGGCACGTTGGATAAAGAGGAATGGGATTCCTTCATGAAGGTCCATGGTCACGGCGGCGGCATGAAGGGCAAAGGTGACGCCCACGGCATGGAGAACCCGCACGGCAAAATGGGCGAGTAACTCTTGTTGCGCCCATCCTGTCCCTGAAAAAGCAAAGCCGCCGGTTCCTGTCTCGGGTGTCCGGCGGTTTCTTTGTTGCACATCCCAAAATGTGACCAGACATGTTCTACGGCATTGACGAGTCCCGCATACGCATCATTTCCAGCCAGTAGAGACGGTCCGACTTTTTCTCGTCAATCTCCTGCACAGCTTCATCCATCACGAGCTCCACGTGCTCGTAAAGCGGCGTGTGGTAGTAGGCGAGCTTCATGGCGCCGCTTCGTTTATTCTTCTTGAGCTTGACCTTGAGATGCTCGAAACGCCATTGCCGCACATACGTTTCCAGTTCGTCCACGATACGCGGTTCGCCGTACCTCGCGGTCCACTGCTCCAGGAGTCTGTCGTACAGTTCCTGGGAGTCCACATCCACATACACGCCGTAGAGTCTGTCGGCGATAAAGCCATACACGATGCGGGGTTGAGGGAACCCTTCGTATCGAAAATCTTCCTTCGTGTTGATGTAGAAGTCGGCGTTGCCCCGCTGCTTGAGTTTGACGAGGTTTCCCAGTCCTTCTCGCGACGCACCCCAGGGAATGCCATTGAACCCGTCCGGACCCTGCTCCTGCGCGAATCCCGCCCCTGCGCACAGCAAGACGCCGAGAAACGCAGCACATGCCGCGGCAAGCAAACGCTTCGCCCACTTCTGTCTGATCACGGATGCCATGCTGCTTCCTCTGTACGCATGCGCCGGCCTATTTCCCGGGCGACAGGACCAGGACGTATTCCGTCGCCCTGTTCCGATGGACAACCTGCACATTGTCTGTCCGGAGCGTACCGTTGCGAACACTGCGCTCCTGCGGCAAACGCCGCGTGATTCGTGGTTCCGGCAAAGGGGTGGTCGTCTTCAACCGGGGGCGCGAGCATTCAAAGACTTTCTGCTTCAGCATTACCAGGAATGCCCCTCTTCTCAAAGGAAAAACGCCGGAAAAGTGGACGCGACCGGTTCGGCTTGGTATGATTATCATTGGATTCACCAACCTCAAAGTCAAGGAGAAGCATTCATGTCTCCCGAAAACCGCCCCGGACCACATTCCCGCATTGTGTTCCTCGCCGCATGCCTTGCCCTGTTGCTTGCCGCGGGCTGCTCCATGCGTGGCGAACTGGTGCAGACTCCACCGCCTGCAGAAATGGAACTGTTCAAAGAATACAGCTTCACGCGCAAGGTGTCGGATGATTTTCAGCCCGGCCCCAAGTTCCGTGTGGACGGCACCCCGGTGCTTGGCCTGTTCAACAGCAAGAACCCCTCGTGGGACCGCGAAACCACGCTGACCCTCACCGGCCTTCCCGAGGGCAAACGTGTGGTCCTGCAATACGATCTCTACATGATCGGCGAATGGGAAAGCTCGGGCAAGTTCAAGGACAGATACTATGTGCATATCCCTGACGGCCCCACTGTCTATGAGCAAACAGACTTCCCCTGTGAACTTGCCCAGTTCGGCATAGAGGAATCCGCCATTGGCAATGACGGATTCGTCGTCGTCAAACGCCACACCCTGGGATACTGGATACAGCCGACAACCGTGGTCATTCCCGCTTCCGCAGTGCAGAACGGCACGGTGAAGGTCATCTTCTACGCAGACCTCTCCGGCCGCGGCACCGAGTTCATGGCTATGGACAATTTCAAGGTTTTCGTGGAGAAATCCTAGCGCGACGCAAACGAAACGCGTCCGGCCTCTTCTGCTCGGGGTCGGGCGCGTCCACGAAACCAACTTGAACGAGCACTCCGCAATGAGCGACAAAGCCACCATATCGGACAGCAAGACCCCTGAATCCGGCTCCAGGAAGAATTTCATCCGCGAGGCGATCGACGCCGATCTTGAAAGCGGCAGGTTCGAAGGCCGCGTCCAGACGCGGTTTCCTCCCGAGCCCAACGGCTACCTGCACATCGGACACGCCAAGTCCATCTGCCTCAACTTCGGCATAGCGCGGGATTACGGCGGCCGGTGCAACCTTCGCTTCGACGACACGAATCCCCTCACCGAAGAAGTCGAGTACGTGGACTCCATCAAGGAGGATGTCTGCTGGCTCGGGTTCGAGTGGGACGAGCAGCACTTCGCCTCCGACTACTTCGAGCAGCTCTTCGAGTACGCCGTGCAGCTCATCAGAATGGGCAAGGCGTACGTGGACGATCTTACGGCCGAGGAAATCCGCGAGTATCGCGGCACCCTCACCGAGCCGGGCAAGAACAGCCCCTACCGCGACCGCAGCGCAGAAGAAAATCTGGACCTCTTCATGCGCATGAAAAACGGCGAGTTTGAAGACGGAACCCACGTGCTGCGCGCCAAGATTGACATGGCCCACCCCAACCTGGTGATGCGCGACCCCACGCTCTACCGCATCCGCAAGGCGCCGCACCACCGCACCGGGGACAAATGGGTCATCTACCCCATGTACGACTTCACCCACTGCATCTCCGACTCCCTGGAGCGCGTCACCCACTCGCTCTGCACCCTGGAGTTCGAGATCAACCG
The window above is part of the Oceanidesulfovibrio indonesiensis genome. Proteins encoded here:
- the murJ gene encoding murein biosynthesis integral membrane protein MurJ gives rise to the protein MASDDHAPRGENSGDSGRPGTSGKVHASIFAGAVRVALGTGLVFGAGFLKEIQVAASFGLSAGLDLYLLVLAVVVLGSGLLSGAFQVSFVPAWSKVDASRGERQLLLSAAVAMALAAGGAFWVAAVAVLPELLPLLSPALAQTGSGETRQLALILGALLVISPVNGLAHGVLQSERRFFLSGLLPALSHIAAFTALLMSGEHATVTLLALAVVAGLALETAALAVLLRKRRLFLLPGRFSGERERRLLSHAGRLALASVFISLSVLVDRSMAAVLGEGAVAALSYGDRVPNLFRGLGSVALATAVLPFFSEQAAAGDWTGARRVLNRFTLLALAAGIPLTIATVLFSEDVVRLLFLRGEFSAADAALVAKVQTAYLFQVPTNLAAAVSMRLLAALGRTGVMARVTATALVVNVAGNLVLMQYFGVAGIAWSTAVVNAFLFLATQVAARRVLKKP
- a CDS encoding histone deacetylase family protein; protein product: MLLYDPDIAIRFPDYGFQIPDPGDRASRVVRELLESGVVAGTGGGGLSQSTLLEPVTRDDLARVHTADYLDSILSSDPAAALHAVYELFDAHGRPNRYYPDAAILPLPDLVDRARRHVAGTMLALSHVLEHARNDSFCYFLGGGMHHATAHAGRGFCPFNDIVVALRAVRAQGNAKRFWIIDTDAHRGDGTAALCLEDPDAATLSIHMAHGWPLDGPFFEEDGRLHPARIPSDLDIPIPEGGEPHYLPALARGLDMLDAMTRAAWNGAGPDAAIVVAGGDPYEHDELPSASPLRLTLEQLRKRDVLVHSYLAQRSIPQAWIMAGGYGARAHEPVTQFLRYAASHGLT
- a CDS encoding EF-hand domain-containing protein, which codes for MRTQIFRIALAFMAAATFALAPAAHAGSGKYFAEFEDMDANGDGIVEMDEFTEHFKDNADPAGAFSIIDRDSDGTLDKEEWDSFMKVHGHGGGMKGKGDAHGMENPHGKMGE
- a CDS encoding 4Fe-4S dicluster domain-containing protein, whose protein sequence is MTDENDSSKPRGKTLFIDYSKCIGCETCEAVCGFINDAPRINMTRTPDGVMVPLYCRHCEKPHCQRVCTKGAVVRDRDDAVVLLTMHCRGCETRQCVQACPYSAVFLSDKGVNVRKCDLCASRRDIGMEPACVAMCPTGAIRYVDRSEVDMLETEESKEALEKVLKHLRPSSHKC
- a CDS encoding flagellin; this encodes MALSDFEKNFIYDVSSRLLTQDLLNNAYFAGSQVGRSLRDMVLARQPVQPLTNPFDEAITGTLRGDAAAVRRNADNVTEAAALVGTARSGTSQILEALAGMEDIIDKINTGKLDASDAQVQADYNALRDQIIGIYESTDYNGIYMLDSSKWGTEQINSSGQVYIQAYKNGGFNISFHSVDDPVDGNNWNDLQGSELETDLAGQTLLVDRFSGAISTIDDLYKNRQTMLESQADSLESQAVLLDQAVEARRQNTTSLSVENLLINLILRESGSLLDEEG
- a CDS encoding FAD-dependent oxidoreductase codes for the protein MSNVEAMDFGFLRKEPLPPKGRKVAVIGAGPSGLAAAGYLGSQGYQVDVYDKLPQAGGLMTFGIPSHRIPADRIQAGVRQLSHRYGVNFHLKTKICCSAPLHEEEGDHFSCDIRGLGELVEDFDAVIICTGSWRSRKLCIEGEDLPGVFSSLEFLFPIRAARYDTSSVKVPQVKGHDIVVIGAGHSAVDVASSAIHLEAASVTMLYRRTAREAPCGSFEIERLVHSGMTFLAHMTPQRFTGQDTLDGVECVRRTPEGVQETVHVPCRIAVTAIGEIPTPPFAKELGLEKVRKGEVKWLNMTAIENVFVAGDVLTGPSKIGKAIYSGLMAARSLSNWLDLKVLHREDEFTADGGPMMPR
- a CDS encoding TetR/AcrR family transcriptional regulator; the encoded protein is MSVLEADRCRKIAPTHETIRIPMAKIIPITSPRSTRDKLVEATAIVLAREGYLRISLQQVAEKAGVSYGMALRKYGGLRALVRALGESPGFWPPASELLGDDATSLSAMESHAQMAAYFKRCLRALLDRPRTLDILAWEAVERNELTRLMEDSRVHSALEFFEHLTGEVPEEDDLSTVVLILAVAVQQLAVRSRNTRSMGGVDLTSDIGWARVERAIDKLVHGYFALSAPDDSAGGCP